The nucleotide sequence AACCGCTCAGGTTGAAGAAAATGATCCTATGGAATTCCCTTCTCCGCCTTCTACGTTTGATCCAAGTAAGATTGAAAAAGATGGGGCGAAATCTGTAGATGGGCAAGTTGTTAAAGATATTAAAAGGTTCACGCTCCCAATTGATCCTTATATTGTCGAATCAACAGGATCAGAAATTAAAGCACAGCAAGTCTTTTTAGATAAATGCCTCAAGTCAAAAAATGTATCTGTCAATTTTCCGGATATTGATTTTAACCCCAATAAACCGAAGGACCCCAAGTTTGCGGTATCATCGGGGCAATTTCTTTTCACCCCCGAAAATGCTTCAAAATATGGCTACTTTTCAGCCTACAGCGATGCCAGCTACGATAAAATACCGGCATTTTACAACGAGATTGAACGGATTCATAAAATCGCCGAGAAGGAAGTCCCTATCGAAGGTGAAGAGAACTCCTTCACCGTTGAAACGGTAAGCGAAAAGGCGAATGATCCGACCTATAAAGCATTGATCGAATGCGAAGAACAATTTTCCAATGAATTCATGGATCCTAGTTTCAATTCTCCAGAGAACGAAGATGAACAAGAAAATGAATATTCATTTGAAAAAGAATTAAAGCGCAACCCAACTCAAGCTATGTTCTTCTTTTCAGATGCCGAACCTCCTATCTTAAAAGATACAATCACAAAATGGAAAGAGTGCATGAAGCCACTTGGTATTCCTGATTTACCAGATACGCCTTTTGAAATGCCAACTCAATCACTTTCAGATAAGTGGTATGACAAGCCTGATGAGACAACCACATTTCCACCACCACCCGCAGATGAATTAGTTATTGCGAAGCAAGATGCTGAATGTCGTCAATCTTCAGGGTTTTATCAAACCTACTATGATGTGCAGTGGGGATTACTCCAGGACTATGTAAAAGAGAACAAAGACGCCATTCAAAAGACAAAGCAACGCGAAGAAGCTGCTGAAAAGAAGCGTCAGGAATTCATTCTTCAAAACCAGTAGTTCTTCATACCCGCTCATTGCCTTCATTTGGGAGTGGCTTTGGTTGATCGCCATCGCATCGTTCAGCTCTTAACCAATAAAATTGCAATCGGTATATTTGCACTTGTGGTGTTTGTTGGGCTGATTTGGCTGGCCGCTAGTCTATTTCAATCGCCTGCACAGCGTGAGGCGAACGCGAAACCACCCGAACCCCAGCCTATTGTTGTGCCTGTAACCAAGACGGACTTACGGGATGACTTTACCGTTAAAGCGAAACTCGCCGCAGAGACGAACTTAACCTATTCCCTACCGAGTCCAGAAGGTGAACGCACGGTCGTCACCGGGGCGTTGAAGCGTCCTGGTGACACGATCTTTGATGGGGTTCCGATCATTGAATTGAACGACCGCCCCGTGCTTGTCTTTTTCGGGTCGGTACCCATGTATCGCACGATTACAGCAGGAACAATCGGTGGTGATGTCCAGCGTTTACAACTGGCCTTGGCCAAGCTGGGGTACAACATCGAAGCAGACGGCAATTTTGGGCCTCGCTCACAATCCGCATTACGACGACACTTCAAAAGCGTCGGCTCTACCGTTCCACTCTGCCAAGTCGAACAGATCGATCCCAAAACCAACGAACCCAAACCGGTGCATCTTCCTTGCCTCCGCTTATCTGACGCCATTTTTGTACCCATCGATAAGCCACGAATGGTATCTGGCCCACAAAGTGGCCAGATCCTGAGTGGTGACAATGCGAAAGTGGTACTAAGCGGTGGCGGCTCAAGCTTGGTGGCGACCATTCCATCCACCGAATTAGCGAATCTCACCGTAGGGACAGAAGCCACCGCATTATATAACGGTGAAACCATCCCGTTAACCGTTGCAGGGATTAGTCCCGTTACTGAAGATAAAAAGAAGGAAGGGGCCGAGACTGACCAGCCTGCCCCAGATGGTGGGGGCAGCGCGTCGAATGTCACCTTTACGCCTGCACAAGCCGGCGTATTTAATGACCTCGGGTCCAACGAGGTACTCCTTACCGTGCCTCGTTCAAAACCCATTCTTGGGCACCTTGTCGTGCCGCAACGTGCGATCGCACAAAACGCGAGTGGACAAAGCTCCGTGCTGGTGCAACAGCCTGACCAGTTTGTCGCCGTTCCGGTGAATGAGGTGGGCTGTGTGGCCGGACAATGCGCAGTTGAGTCTGTCAACGGACAGTTGCGTGAAGGCATGATGGTCCGAGTGGATCAAGAATGAGTCTGCTTCGTCTGGTCGGTGCGGCAAAGACCTATGCAGGTCCAAGCCCCGTCATTGCCTTGCGCGACGTTAATCTGACTATTGATCAAGGTGAATATGTTGCAGTAGTCGGCCCATCTGGTTCTGGTAAATCGACCTTATTAAATGTGCTAGCCCTCCTTGACCAACCGTCAAGTGGCACGTACACCATTAATGGTGAAGAAGTCGGTGAGGCGAATGATATTGCCCGAGCTAAATTGCGTTCACACTGGTTTGCTTTTGTTTTTCAAGCCTTTCATCTTTTGGAATCACGGACCGTACTCGCCAATGTCGAGATGGGGTTGATGTATCGCCAGGTATCTGCCGAACAGCGCCGCGCCCAGGCGATAGAAGCGATTGACTTTGTTGGGTTGAATGACCGTACCAATATGGCGGTGAATACCCTCAGCGGTGGGCAACGCCAACGTGTTGCCATTGCTCGCGCGATCGCTGCAGGTGCACCAGTACTTGTTGCCGATGAACCCACGGGCAGCCTGGATTCTGTTACCTCGGCCATGGTGATGGATGTATTTGAAAAACTGAAACAGGAGCGAGGAACCACGATTGTCCTGGTCACGCACGACCCCAATGTGGCTAATCGTGCCCACCGTCGGATTCAAGTATTTGACGGTCGAGTCAGCGAACTCGGCTCGTCATACACCGAAATGGTTGATGACCCGACCGACGTCCTACCGCCTATACGGCGCGACGCGAACGATCACCTTGATGATGACGGAACAAGGCAGCTTGCTACGGAAACATCCAACGACCTTACGGCCAGCACCACTGAGGAACAGCACGACCTCCCCACCGATGACGGACGTATCGGTAACGATGCCGCAGTAGCGTTCAGAGATATTGTCACTGACGCTTGGGCATCACTCACCGACTATCCGAAACGCATGATCGGGATGGTCATTGCCGTAGCCCTTGGGGTGGCTATGTCCTTGGCAACATTGGGGATTGGCCAATCGGCGAGTAGCCAAGTTTCTGAGACCTTTGACTTGGCACGCAATACTCAAGTCAAAGCGTTTAGTCCCTTCGATGTGAAGGATCAATCCGTGATTGATGACATCACGAGTGACACAACACTCGATCGTGTCCGTCACGTAGCAGGAGTTACCAATATCACTGCCTTGATTCGGTACGGTACGGTCCCAGCCAAAACAACCCTAACAAGTAAAGAAGAAGAGGTGACCATTTTAGGAGCACCGGATATTCGTGGGGTCGGGCAGCAGTATCCAATTGAGTGGGCCGACCAGCGCAACCAGTTTGGTGAACACGACGTGATCCTGGGGAAAGAAATGGCCGCCAAGTTAAACCTTGGGCCAATCGCCCTCAGCCCGTCGGTGTTTATCAATGGCCGCCCCTTCCGCGTGGCAGGGTTGATTAGACCTTCTGGCCTGGATTTCGAAATCGGGAGTGCAGCGATTCTTACGCCCAAGGTGGCGAAGGAACTCAGCCAGGCCGAACATGTGTCATTTGATATCACTACCATGCCAGGGGCGGCCCAACAGGTTGCAGGACAGCTCCCCGTCGCACTTTGGCCGCGTGACCCGGATCAGATCAGCGTTGAAGCGCCACCCGACCCACAAACAATGCGTGAAACGATTGAGTCCAACATCACCACGATGCTCTACACGTTGACCGGGGTATCCATCTTGGCGGCCATCGTGGCATTGACCAATGCCATGACCACCGCCGTTGGGCGCCGGACCGGGGAGTTTGGATTACGTCGGGCTATGGGTGCGAGACGGCGGCACATCGCCACCCTCGTTGCCTTAGAATCAGGCATGCTGGGTGCCCTAGGTGGACTTACCGGCACCGTACTTGCCTTACTCGCCGTACTAGGAGTGACGATCTGGCAACGTTGGCAGCCGGTATTTGACGTGAAGCTGCTTCCACTCGGTCTGGCAGGAGGCATCGTAGTAGGGACATTGAGCGCTCTTGCAGCCATGTTCCGTGCCGCAGCCATTGAGCCGGCCGACGCACTTCGCCGATAGTTATTCGGGTTTACTACCTATGCGGAGCACACCTAAACTGCGCCAAGATTAAAGAGGAAGCTATCTCCGAGCATCAAGGAGCTTTTGATGTTTTCCTCACCAACACAACGGTTATCAATAGCGATCGGCCTCTTTGCACTCACGGCCTGTTCCACAAACGCAACGGGCACTCCCGAACAATCTTCTGAGACGGGGGGAGGCGATGATTCGGATACCGCTGAGTTACATACCCCCCTCACCGCCTTTGATGTCAATGCCATTGAGCCAGATGGGGCAACATCGGTAGATGGACAAGTCATAAAAGATATTTCAACCTTTGCACTCCCTATTGATCCCTATATTCCACCACGTACCGGGTCAAAAGATAAGGTTCGCCAAATTTATCTTTCAAATTGTTTACAAGAAAAACATGTAGCAACCTCATTACCTCCGATTGAATATAATTTCAATCGACCACCAAATCCTATGGTTTCTAAATCATATGGATTATTTCTTTTTACTCCGGAGAATGCCAGTACCTATGGATATTTCTCTGGATATAATTCAGAGATTGATGAAAACTATAAACAATTTAATAAAACTATAAACACTATTCGTTCAATTGCTGAAAAAGAAGAGGAGGTACCGGGTCGGGAAAATGTATTTGAAGTCGTTGTCGATGAGCAGAACATAAATGATCCGTCGTATATGGCACTCCAGGAGTGCGAACAAACCATCGACCAGGACTTACCGTTTCTGCGTGCTCAGATGGACACTGCGCATAACGCACA is from Stomatohabitans albus and encodes:
- a CDS encoding peptidoglycan-binding domain-containing protein, with product MVDRHRIVQLLTNKIAIGIFALVVFVGLIWLAASLFQSPAQREANAKPPEPQPIVVPVTKTDLRDDFTVKAKLAAETNLTYSLPSPEGERTVVTGALKRPGDTIFDGVPIIELNDRPVLVFFGSVPMYRTITAGTIGGDVQRLQLALAKLGYNIEADGNFGPRSQSALRRHFKSVGSTVPLCQVEQIDPKTNEPKPVHLPCLRLSDAIFVPIDKPRMVSGPQSGQILSGDNAKVVLSGGGSSLVATIPSTELANLTVGTEATALYNGETIPLTVAGISPVTEDKKKEGAETDQPAPDGGGSASNVTFTPAQAGVFNDLGSNEVLLTVPRSKPILGHLVVPQRAIAQNASGQSSVLVQQPDQFVAVPVNEVGCVAGQCAVESVNGQLREGMMVRVDQE
- a CDS encoding ATP-binding cassette domain-containing protein, whose product is MSLLRLVGAAKTYAGPSPVIALRDVNLTIDQGEYVAVVGPSGSGKSTLLNVLALLDQPSSGTYTINGEEVGEANDIARAKLRSHWFAFVFQAFHLLESRTVLANVEMGLMYRQVSAEQRRAQAIEAIDFVGLNDRTNMAVNTLSGGQRQRVAIARAIAAGAPVLVADEPTGSLDSVTSAMVMDVFEKLKQERGTTIVLVTHDPNVANRAHRRIQVFDGRVSELGSSYTEMVDDPTDVLPPIRRDANDHLDDDGTRQLATETSNDLTASTTEEQHDLPTDDGRIGNDAAVAFRDIVTDAWASLTDYPKRMIGMVIAVALGVAMSLATLGIGQSASSQVSETFDLARNTQVKAFSPFDVKDQSVIDDITSDTTLDRVRHVAGVTNITALIRYGTVPAKTTLTSKEEEVTILGAPDIRGVGQQYPIEWADQRNQFGEHDVILGKEMAAKLNLGPIALSPSVFINGRPFRVAGLIRPSGLDFEIGSAAILTPKVAKELSQAEHVSFDITTMPGAAQQVAGQLPVALWPRDPDQISVEAPPDPQTMRETIESNITTMLYTLTGVSILAAIVALTNAMTTAVGRRTGEFGLRRAMGARRRHIATLVALESGMLGALGGLTGTVLALLAVLGVTIWQRWQPVFDVKLLPLGLAGGIVVGTLSALAAMFRAAAIEPADALRR